The Edwardsiella tarda ATCC 15947 = NBRC 105688 region CTTTTATTCCGGCTGTAGCATGATCTTTTACCTCTAGCGCTTTGTCAGAATAAGCCGATGGGGGGATGGCAAGAGAATGTGCTAGTCTGAGGCCGAGATAGCTTAAACAAGGATTTGATGATGAAGACATTCTCGATGGTGATGGCCGGCATGTTGCTCGCCGCCTCTTCTGCTACCGCCTGGGCTGGTACGACGGATCGGAGCCCGCAACCGTTAGATAAGATCGCCCCCTATCCGCAGGCGGAGAAAGGCATGACGCGTCAGGTGATCGCTCTGCCGCCGCGTGCCGACGAGGCGGATCTGCGCGTCGAGTTGCTGATCGGCAAAACGCTGTCGGTGGATTGCAACCGCCAGCGTCTGATGGGTGAGCTGGAGAGTAAGACTCTGGAGGGATGGGGATACGACTATCTGGTGATGGATAAGGTCACCGGGCCGGTGGGCACCCTGATGGCTTGCCCAGACAGTCAGCGCCATCAGGCGTTTGTCACGGTGCATCTCGGCGATGATGCCTTGCAGCGTTATAACAGCAAGTTGCCGCTGGTGGTCTATGTCCCACAAGGGGTACAGGTGAAATATCGTATCTGGCAGGCGCAGCCGCAGGTACAGGATGCGCTGACCCAATAAATTGGGGCCACGCCCCCGTCATCGAGGGGGCGTGATTACATCGGCGCCAGCAGGGGGCCGCTGAGGTGCTCCCCCCCTTGTGCGTCGGCGCGTTGGCGGTAGCTGCCGGGTGACGTGCCATAGCGGCGTTTAAAGGCTCGGCTAAACGTCTGTTGGCTGTCGAAGCCATATTGCAGCGTGATCTCCATGATTTTCTTATTGCTGCGCTGCAGCTCGGCCGCCGCGCGGATCAGTCGACGCCGGCGGACGTAGGCGGCCAGGTTATACCCGGTTACCTCCTTGAACAGCCGTTGTAGATACCACTTGGAATATCCCGCCCGGTCGGCGATATCGTCGATCAGTATGCGTTTATCCAGATTCTGCTCTATCCACTGAATTAATGCGTCAACCAACAGTTGATGTTGTCCCTGGGTCGTCATTGGCAATCCCTCAATCGCAGGCACTCGTTGAGCCGACTTTTATGTTAGCGGAACAAAAATAGAGAGACTTATACAAAAACTAAGGCTTCTTCTTGTTTTGTAAAGAAATGCCAGCCAGGTGTTTCCAAGCGTAATAATCGGCGCAATACGTAGAGAATGTGAGGGAGGGCGGAGAGGGAAGCCTCTCCGCGCGAGGAGGATCAGGCGGTTGCACTGGCCAGCTTGCTGGCGAAACCGAGGAACATAACACCGACCAGGGAGTTACCCAGGCGTGCCAGACGCTGCTTCTGCCCCAGAAAGTGAGCCAGGGCGGCGCCGGAAAAGATCAGGAAGGTCATATAGCAGATGCTGATGCATTCCAAGATCGTCGCCAGGATCAGGAAAGAGAGCCCGGTATGGGCGTAGTTCAAGTCGATAAACTGTACGAAGAAAGAGACGTAAAACAGGATCGACTTGGGGTTGGTCAGGCTCAGGGTCAGCGCCTTGCGAAAGGTGTGGCTGACTTCGATACGCTCCTCTCCTTGATGCGGCGTGTCACGTCGGCGCAACGTAGAGTAGAGGATTTTAATCCCCAGATAGAGAAGATAGAGCGCCCCCAGCATCTTGATCAGATTGAAGAGGAACGGTGAGGAGCGGATCAAGGAGGCGATCCCAAGATAGGCCAGAAAGATCAATACACCATCCCCGATCAACACGGCGCTGGCGGCCTTATAGCCTTCGCGCACACCACCGGTGATCCCGGTCTTCAGTACGAATAGGGTGTTGGGGCCGGGAACTAAGATGATAAATACCGCACCCAGGACATATGTCCAGATATTGAGTACGCCAAAGCTTTCTAACACATCAACCTCTTTTTAATAAGTAAATTATGTGGGATTGGGGCTATAACAGTGGCTGAATATTCTACACATTTTATTCGACGAATGGCAGAGGGCGAGTGCGAGTCATCCACTGTGTGGTGGCGCGGCACAACACCCTCGTGCGCCACCCACCTGCAGGAAGTCGATAACACGGTTGGCGGTGTCGCTCGTCCCGTGTTCACTGGCTCACTTGGTGCAGCAGTCGACGCTAGTCAGGTAGTAGGTACTGTGCAGATCGATCATGGATGCCAGGCGCGCATTGGCCATCATCATCGCCTTGGGACGCGATTCGGCACTGATGACAAAGGCACCTTGCTCTTTACTGGCGGTGGTTTTTCCCGTTCTTTCCTCGGTTAGCGTGAGAATATGGTCATAACGGCAGAGAAACTGTTGCATGCTGTAGCCTCAAGTAAACTGTGTGTGGGAGGCGGGACGCCTGGCCCCTAAACGCGGAACATGACACCGCGTGAAAACGTTCGAATAGGCCGTGCCGCACGCTCAGTAAGCGGAGGCATCGGCGGATATGGGTAAAAAATTTATTGTGATTTTCCATATCATTAGCTGATTTTTTAGCCTACATCAGACCGATGGACGTGACATCGACGTCCTAGTGGTTAGTGTAGACATTATTGCTCGTGCGAACATATAGATTTGTGAAAACTGTTGCAACTCATTAGATCATTCCGGGAGTTTATACTTTGTCGCGTAAGCGTTAGCTTACATCCTTGGATATGCCTATTTACGCAACTTTCCCCGTTGCGTATGCGTCGCCTGAGGGTGATGAGCCCCGTCGCTTGCCTGATAGCGGGGGATGACAGGTTAGGCGAGTGCATAAAATTTCTTGATTAGTAAAACTTATAACTGCGCGACGATTACGAGAAATTCTATTTTCAGCGTTAATTTCCGTATTTTGACTTGAACGCAGCATTTCATCATGAGATTAATGGGGCGTCTTAGAACCAAAAGGTATAGGTTCTGTTTAATCCAAGGAGAAATATTATGTTGACTGCTATTTATTCTGGTTTTCGTGGTTCGTTGCGTTGGGCATTCATGCCAGCCTATCGGGGGCATGGTGATTATACCTTGTTGTTAACAGTGGTTTTTTTCTTCGGTATGAGCCTGGTGCGTTCCCTGGCTTGGGGAGAAATGAGCAGCTGGTATCATGTATTTATTAATATCCCATTTCTGATGGTCGCCTATGCCTTGGCGTGGATGGTGGAGCGTGCAATCAAGGAGTAATAAGTTATTAAACGGGTAAAGGTTGTTTTAACCTCAAATAAAGTCTTCGGATGTTTCCTCTGCCGCCTAGTTAAGTTTGTTGATGTATTTGCCTAGGCGGCATTCATTCTGCCACTTTTCGTTGCTTATTATTTCCCCCGCTGTTGAGCGTCTATGTTTCCCGGGAATACGTCGCGTCGGCGGTCTTCAGCTTAATGCATCCGTAGTAACCTGGGCGGCGTCAAAATCGACCCGCAGTTGGGTGATGGGCAACTGACGCCCGATGATCACCAGACGCGAGCAGGGGATCTCCTCGGTGCGCCAGGGCGAGCCATAGTCGAATCCGACTACCCGATGAATGCCTTGTACTACCAGGCGTTGGGGGTGTTCGTTGATGGCCAGAATGCCCTTATAGCGCAGCATGTCATGACCGTATTGTTCCACCCAACGCTCCATCGTCTGGCCGATACGCTGAAGATCCATGACGCCGCCTTCAAGCAGATGCGCCTGGATGGCGTCATCGACGGTGATGGCGGAGCTGGGCAGGGGGCGAAATGGGCGGAGTCGCGGCGGCGCGTCGCCGTGTGGGGTGAGGGTATGCCACCCTTGGGACAGGCTCAGTTCATCGCTGAGGGTGAAGGCGTGCAGATCCAGCCACAGCGCCGGCGGGCAGGCGCCGTGCTCGACTTGATAAATCTCGGCACGTGAGTTGATGCGTCGGATGCGGGCCAAGAGCGTTTCGCAATGCGCCGTGTCTACGGTATCGCATTTAGTCAACAGAATACGATCGGCACAGCCGAGTTGTGCGGCGGCGACGGGGTGTTGATCCAACTGTGTCGCGAGGTGCTGGGCATCGGCCAGTGCGATCACCGCGTCCAGGCGTAGCGCGTCGCGTAGCGTGGGTTCGACGAAGAAGGTCTGCACGATCGGCGCCGGATCGGCGAGCCCGGTGCTCTCGATGATGAGATGGTCGAAGGTG contains the following coding sequences:
- the eco gene encoding serine protease inhibitor ecotin, coding for MKTFSMVMAGMLLAASSATAWAGTTDRSPQPLDKIAPYPQAEKGMTRQVIALPPRADEADLRVELLIGKTLSVDCNRQRLMGELESKTLEGWGYDYLVMDKVTGPVGTLMACPDSQRHQAFVTVHLGDDALQRYNSKLPLVVYVPQGVQVKYRIWQAQPQVQDALTQ
- a CDS encoding helix-turn-helix domain-containing protein, translated to MTTQGQHQLLVDALIQWIEQNLDKRILIDDIADRAGYSKWYLQRLFKEVTGYNLAAYVRRRRLIRAAAELQRSNKKIMEITLQYGFDSQQTFSRAFKRRYGTSPGSYRQRADAQGGEHLSGPLLAPM
- the leuE gene encoding leucine efflux protein LeuE, producing the protein MLESFGVLNIWTYVLGAVFIILVPGPNTLFVLKTGITGGVREGYKAASAVLIGDGVLIFLAYLGIASLIRSSPFLFNLIKMLGALYLLYLGIKILYSTLRRRDTPHQGEERIEVSHTFRKALTLSLTNPKSILFYVSFFVQFIDLNYAHTGLSFLILATILECISICYMTFLIFSGAALAHFLGQKQRLARLGNSLVGVMFLGFASKLASATA
- a CDS encoding CobW family GTP-binding protein, with translation MQTPVSVTLLTGFLGAGKTTLLNYYLRHGTDRRLAIVENEFGAANLDGALLEVDDSVSVTELSNGCVCCSVRGEFSAALRDLLQRRQQGALTFDHLIIESTGLADPAPIVQTFFVEPTLRDALRLDAVIALADAQHLATQLDQHPVAAAQLGCADRILLTKCDTVDTAHCETLLARIRRINSRAEIYQVEHGACPPALWLDLHAFTLSDELSLSQGWHTLTPHGDAPPRLRPFRPLPSSAITVDDAIQAHLLEGGVMDLQRIGQTMERWVEQYGHDMLRYKGILAINEHPQRLVVQGIHRVVGFDYGSPWRTEEIPCSRLVIIGRQLPITQLRVDFDAAQVTTDALS